In one window of Gouania willdenowi chromosome 8, fGouWil2.1, whole genome shotgun sequence DNA:
- the clcn7 gene encoding H(+)/Cl(-) exchange transporter 7, producing the protein MANITKKVSWSSRPDETGATGETTPLLNGSEQPRHSRQMSGEGAIFHIGRHGAGDLEEEMTTEEEFLRGRPKEIPHNEKLLSLKFESLDYDNIENQLFLDEERRMSYMGFRCLEISRWVICALIGFLTGLIACFIDIVVEQVAKVKYNVIKENIETFTEAGGLSISLILWAVLNCSFVIVGAILVAFFEPIAAGSGIPQIKCYLNGVKIPRVVRLKTLVVKVCGVICSVVGGLAVGKEGPMIHSGGVVAAGVSQGRSTSLKRDFKIFEYFRRDTEKRDFVSAGAAAGVSAAFGAPVGGVLFSLEEGASFWNQMLTWRIFFASMISTFTLNFVLSVYHKKPGELSNPGLINFGRFESDSLAYTFYEIPLFIAMGAIGGLLGALFNFLNYWLTIFRIRYVHRPCLQVMEATLVAAVTAAVSFTMIYFSNDCQPLAPDNTEVYQLQLFCADGEYNSMATAFFNTPEKSVTSLFHDQPGTYNPLTLGLFTLTYFFLACWTYGLAVSAGVFIPSLLIGAAWGRLCGILLASIFSSSSTWADPGKYALIGAAAQLGGIVRMTLSLTVILVEATGNVTYGLPIMLVLMTSKIVGDYFQEGLYDIHIKLQSVPFLHWEAPATSHWLTAREVMSSPVTCLNKIEKVGTIVDILSNTSTNHNGFPVVVQVMEGDVPAKLCGLILRSQLIVLLKHKVFVELARSRLTQRKLLLKDFRDAYPRFPPIQSIHVSQDERECMMDLTEFMNPTPYTVPQETSLPRVFKLFRALGLRHLVVVDDENRVVGLVSRKDLARYHLGKHGLEELHLAQT; encoded by the exons ATGGCTAACATCACCAAGAAAGTGTCGTGGTCCAGCCGACCGGACGAGACGGGGGCTACCGGAGAGACCACACCGCTGCTCAACGGCTCCGAGCAGCCCAGACACTCCAGACAG ATGTCTGGAGAAGGCGCCATATTTCACATAGGCAGACACGGCGCAGGGGATTTGGAAGAAGAAATGACGACAGAGGAG GAGTTTCTAAGAGGGCGGCCCAAAGAAATTCCACACAATGAAAAGCTGCTGTCACTTAAATTTGAG AGTCTGGACTATGACAACATTGAAAACCAGCTATTTCTAGACGAAGAGAGGAGGATGAGTTACATG GGTTTTCGCTGCCTGGAGATCAGTCGCTGGGTGATCtgtgctctgattggctttctGACCGGCCTCATTGCCTGTTTTATAGATATAGTAGTGGAGCAGGTTGCTAAGGTCAAATACAATGTGATCAAAGAGA ATATCGAAACATTCACAGAGGCAGGAGGACTGTCCATCTCCCTCATCCTCTGGGCTGTTCTAAACTGTTCCTTTGTCATTGTGGGGGCCAtccttgttgctttttttgag CCTATTGCTGCAGGAAGTGGTATTCCTCAAATAAAATGTTACCTGAACGGAGTCAAAATCCCAAGAGTGGTACGACTCAAG ACGCTGGTAGTGAAAGTGTGTGGAGTTATCTGCTCAGTAGTCGGCGGTCTTGCTGTCGGTAAG GAAGGCCCCATGATCCACTCCGGTGGTGTTGTTGCTGCAGGAGTTTCTCAGGGCAGGAGTACCTCTTTGAAGAGAGACTTTAAG atttttgaatattttcgaAGAGATACAGAGAAAAGGGACTTTGTCTCCgctggagctgctgctggtgTTTCTGCTGCGTTTGGAGCACCAGTTG GTGGAGTTTTATTCTCCCTGGAGGAGGGAGCTTCTTTCTGGAACCAGATGTTGACGTGGAGGATT TTCTTTGCCTCCATGATCTCCACTTTTACTCTTAACTTCGTCCTCAGTGTTTATCACAAAAAACCTGGAGAACTTTCCAATCCGGGTCTCATCAACTTTGGACGCTTTGAGAGTGAT AGCTTGGCCTATACCTTCTATGAGATTCCCCTGTTCATTGCTATGGGAGCTATAG GTGGATTACTGGGTGCACTTTTTAACTTCCTTAATTATTGGCTTACTATTTTCAGGATCAG ATACGTTCATCGGCCATGTCTGCAAGTGATGGAGGCCACGTTGGTGGCTGCAGTGACCGCAGCCGTATCATTCACCATGATCTACTTCTCCAATGACTGTCAGCCTCTGGCACCTGATAATACTGAGGTGTACCAACTGcag TTGTTCTGTGCGGATGGAGAGTATAACTCCATGGCGACAGCCTTCTTCAACACTCCAGAGAAAAGCGTGACCAGCCTCTTCCACGATCAGCCAG gaacctACAACCCTCTGACGCTGGGTTTGTTCACGCTGACATACTTCTTCCTGGCGTGTTGGACCTACGGCCTGGCGGTGTCTGCAGGAGTCTTCATCCCGTCGCTCCTGATCGGGGCGGCCTGGGGTAGGCTATGTGGCATCCTGCTCGCCTCCATCTTCTCCTCCAGCTCG ACATGGGCTGATCCTGGTAAATATGCTCTGATTGGAGCTGCAGCTCAGTTAG GTGGGATTGTGAGAATGACTCTCAGCTTGACCGTCATCCTGGTGGAGGCGACGGGTAATGTGACATATGGACTCCCCATCATGCTCGTCCTAATGACCTCCAAGATAGTGGGCGACTACTTTCAAGAG GGCTTGTATGACATCCACATCAAGCTGCAGAGCGTCCCCTTCCTGCACTGGGAGGCTCCTGCCACCTCCCATTGGCTAACTGCCAG AGAGGTGATGAGTTCTCCAGTCACGTGTCTGAACAAAATAGAGAAAGTGGGAACCATTGTCGACATCCTTAGCAACACGTCAACCAATCACAACGGCTTTCCGGTGGTTGTGCAGGTTATGGAGGGAGATGTG CCAGCCAAGCTATGTGGACTCATCCTCCGCTCTCAGCTGATCGTTCTCCTCAAACACAAG GTGTTTGTGGAGTTGGCTCGATCTCGGCTGACTCAGAGAAAACTCCTGCTCAAAGACTTTAGGGACGCGTACCCTCGCTTTCCCCCCATCCAGAGCATCCACGTGTCTCAGGATGAAAGAGAGTGTATGATGGACCTGACGGAGTTCATGAACCCAACACCTTACACGGTTCCACAG GAAACATCTCTGCCCCGTGTGTTTAAGCTGTTCAGAGCGCTGGGACTCAGACACCTGGTGGTAGTGGATGATGAAAACAGA GTGGTTGGACTGGTTAGCAGAAAAGACTTGGCCAGATATCACCTGGGAAAACACGGGCTGGAGGAGCTTCATCTGGCCCAGACATAG